In a genomic window of Scyliorhinus torazame isolate Kashiwa2021f chromosome 5, sScyTor2.1, whole genome shotgun sequence:
- the LOC140420175 gene encoding uncharacterized protein encodes MEKPWKCEDCGKGFTAPDELARHQCNHTGERPFTCSQCLKGFTDTGSLRRHERVHTGERPFTCSDCGKEFTRLSNLQTHQRVHTGERPFTCSVRGKEFTQLSSLQRHQRVHTGERPFTCSVCDKGFARLSHLQTHQRVHTGERPFTCSQCEKGFTDIGNLRKHERVHTGERPFICTQCEKGFTNIGNLQRHERVHTGERPFTCSQCEKGFTNIGSLRRHERVHTGERPFICTVCDKKFTRLPHLQTHQRVHTGEKPFICTVCDKGFTQLPHLQTHQRVHTGEKPFICTVCDKGFAHSCSLLKHNVNHTKSRPFKCSDCRRGFKSSQLLMSHQHVHSEERTFSCSHCTKSFRTSSNLMKHERGHTGESPFTSPTGKRFTQSSLAEPQCHSHQ; translated from the coding sequence atggagaaaccatggaaatgtgaggattgtgggaagggattcacagccccagACGAGCTGGCAAGGCACCAATGcaatcacactggagagaggccgttcacctgctctcagtgtttaaagggattcactgacactggcagcctgcggagacacgaacgagttcacactggggagagaccgttcacctgctctgactgtgggaaggaattcactcggttatccaacctgcagacacaccagcgagttcacactggggagaggcctttcacctgctcagtgcgtgggaaggaattcactcagttatccagcctgcagcgacaccagcgagttcacactggggagaggccattcacctgctctgtgtgtgataagggattcgctcggttatcccacctgcagacacaccagcgagttcacactggagagaggcctttcacctgctctcagtgcgaaaagggattcactgacattggcaacctgcggaaacacgaacgagttcacactggagagaggccattcatctgcactcagtgtgaaaagggattcactaacattggaaacctgcagagacacgaacgagttcacactggggagaggccattcacctgctctcagtgtgaaaagggattcactaacattggcagcctgcggagacacgaacgagtccacaccggggagaggccattcatctgcactgtgtgtgataagaaattcactcggttaccccacctgcagacacaccagcgagttcacaccggggagaagccgttcatctgcactgtgtgtgataagggattcactcagttaccccacctgcagacacaccagagagttcacaccggggagaagccgttcatctgcactgtgtgtgataagggatttgctcattcatgcagcctgctgaaacacaatgtcaatcacaccaagagcaggccctttaaatgctctgactgcaggaggggtttcaaaagctcacagctactgatgtcccaccagcacgTACACTCTGAGGAGAGaacgttcagctgctctcattgcacaaagagctttagaacctcctccaacctgatgaaacacgagcgaggtcacactggggagagcccgttcacctctccgactgggaaaagattcactcagtcatcacttgctgagccacaatgtcactcacaccaatga